Proteins encoded by one window of bacterium:
- a CDS encoding DUF494 domain-containing protein, with protein sequence MNKRTLEIIAYMIREIRETSLDDIDLQLIMDILQEKGFSENDISAAMVWLVNHGETIDRMSKSRSSVVPRPVWRQLNEFERNAISTEAFSYLFHLRELNILNDDDMESIIERAVNMKLPKLDIQDMQDLIVMVVLDVEQNASAGFFQFTINRLSH encoded by the coding sequence ATGAATAAAAGAACATTAGAAATAATAGCTTATATGATTCGAGAAATCCGCGAAACCTCTTTGGATGATATCGACTTGCAGTTGATCATGGATATTCTGCAGGAAAAGGGTTTTTCTGAAAATGATATCTCTGCCGCCATGGTCTGGTTGGTGAACCACGGTGAAACCATCGACCGCATGAGCAAGAGCAGATCTTCCGTCGTACCGCGGCCGGTCTGGCGGCAGCTCAATGAATTTGAGCGCAATGCCATCTCCACGGAGGCCTTTAGCTATTTGTTCCACCTGCGGGAGCTGAATATCCTGAACGACGACGACATGGAATCCATCATCGAGCGTGCCGTAAACATGAAGTTGCCGAAACTAGACATTCAGGATATGCAGGATTTGATCGTCATGGTGGTGCTCGATGTGGAGCAGAACGCATCGGCCGGTTTTTTTCAATTTACCATCAACCGATTGTCCCATTGA
- a CDS encoding tyrosine recombinase, with product MMSPGKHSVLLVDWIDRFLRYQQVERSASPRTLEAYQNDLQQLLEHLALHHRSDRITAAYFTKAAIRGYLAGLVHRRYEAASVRRKLATLRSFARFLARENALSLNPCLNLAAPKAAKRLPDFLTVQEVDALLQLPDASTPAGERDRVLLKLFYATGVRISEAVQLRVSDLHFQDGVLRVLGKRNRVRMIPMGQGMQKELARFLQQRSQWENRSLKPHDRVFVRADGQPFSRQQMAAILHAYMCQAADPSKAHPHALRHSFATHLLDAGADILAVKELLGHASLNTTQIYTHVSAERLKKVYRLAHPRADKKN from the coding sequence ATGATGTCGCCAGGCAAACACTCTGTGCTGTTGGTCGATTGGATCGATCGTTTTCTCCGCTATCAACAGGTTGAGCGGAGCGCCTCTCCCCGGACTCTTGAGGCGTATCAGAATGATCTGCAACAATTGCTCGAGCATCTGGCTCTGCATCACCGTTCGGACCGGATCACTGCCGCCTATTTCACCAAAGCGGCCATCCGCGGCTATCTCGCCGGTCTTGTGCACCGCCGCTATGAGGCGGCCAGCGTGCGGCGTAAACTGGCCACCCTGCGCAGCTTCGCACGGTTTCTGGCACGTGAGAATGCCCTTTCGCTGAACCCCTGCCTCAACCTGGCGGCCCCCAAGGCGGCGAAACGGCTGCCGGATTTTCTGACTGTGCAGGAGGTCGACGCCCTCTTACAACTTCCGGACGCCTCCACGCCTGCCGGGGAACGAGACCGGGTGCTGTTGAAACTATTTTACGCCACGGGCGTAAGAATATCAGAGGCTGTTCAGCTCCGGGTGAGTGATCTTCATTTTCAAGACGGCGTCTTACGGGTTTTAGGAAAGCGTAACCGCGTTCGGATGATCCCTATGGGGCAGGGGATGCAGAAAGAGCTGGCTCGATTTCTCCAACAGCGCTCTCAATGGGAAAATCGATCTTTAAAGCCGCACGACCGGGTGTTTGTCCGTGCGGATGGACAGCCCTTCAGCCGTCAGCAGATGGCGGCGATTCTGCACGCGTATATGTGTCAAGCGGCAGACCCCAGCAAAGCCCATCCCCACGCTCTGCGCCATAGTTTTGCCACCCATCTGTTGGATGCGGGCGCCGATATCCTGGCAGTGAAGGAACTGCTTGGTCACGCCAGTCTGAACACCACACAGATTTATACGCATGTTTCAGCGGAACGTCTTAAAAAGGTTTATCGCTTGGCGCATCCCCGCGCAGACAAAAAGAACTGA
- the raiA gene encoding ribosome-associated translation inhibitor RaiA, with the protein MRITFTARHFKSSSRLKTHAENQVAKLKKYYDGILDVEIILDYVKQEQVAEMVAKVYGTRLAVVEKSEDMYKSIDLAVEKLERQLIRYKQKLQEFDKERITPIV; encoded by the coding sequence ATGCGTATCACATTCACCGCTCGCCATTTTAAATCCTCGTCTAGACTGAAAACGCATGCAGAAAACCAGGTCGCCAAATTGAAAAAATACTATGATGGTATTCTGGACGTTGAAATTATTTTAGACTATGTCAAACAGGAGCAGGTGGCTGAGATGGTTGCCAAAGTCTACGGCACCCGCCTGGCGGTGGTTGAGAAAAGCGAGGACATGTACAAATCGATCGATCTGGCGGTGGAAAAATTGGAAAGACAACTTATACGTTATAAACAAAAATTGCAGGAATTTGACAAGGAACGCATCACCCCGATTGTATGA